A genomic window from Silene latifolia isolate original U9 population chromosome 11, ASM4854445v1, whole genome shotgun sequence includes:
- the LOC141613052 gene encoding uncharacterized protein LOC141613052: MIITSWNIRGLNKHVKQIEVNKFLTQNKLDILGILETRVKENKSQRILRNKFRGYSSFCNYSKHYNGRIWLVWNFSTTKVTILHVHAQVLHCHVHHLATGRAFHLSVVYGSNCPVKRKTLWDSLTDMAPRVGPWVVMGDFNIVRYSHEKIGNLPAHLPDMIDFNNCLSSCGLDDMQGTGNDFTWFNKQDPSTRVYSKLDRILVNAPKKQFKFLDCWIDHLDFHHQVAAAWTSRVTGNSMFRFIAKLKNTRGCLKQLHAVHFSSIGDRIENLRTELNQCFLDLQLNPLSEELITKEKELSLVFWKLKDAEAKILIQRAKIHDIKLNDGGSKFFSTRIKKRQQSQLIGEIQDLAGYTHQGLHEMGGAFVDYYQQLLGSYTPV, from the exons ATGATAATAACCTCATGGAATATTAGGGGCCTAAATAAGCATGTTAAGCAAATAGAGGTTAATAAATTTCTTACTCAGAATAAACTGGATATCCTTGGTATCTTGGAAACCAGAGTTAAGGAAAATAAATCTCAAAGGATTTTGAGAAATAAATTTAGGGGTTATAGTTCTTTTTGCAATTATAGTAAGCACTATAATGGTAGGATTTGGCTTGTTTGGAATTTTTCCACTACCAAAGTCACCATTTTGCATGTGCATGCCCAAGTTTTGCATTGTCATGTTCACCATTTGGCTACTGGTCGAGCTTTTCACCTGTCTGTAGTCTATGGTAGCAATTGCCCTGTCAAGAGGAAAACTCTCTGGGATAGTTTGACTGATATGGCTCCTCGGGTTGGGCCCTGGGTTGTCATGGGAGATTTTAACATTGTTAGATATAGTCATGAAAAAATTGGTAATCTGCCTGCTCATTTGCCTGATATGATTGATTTTAACAACTGCCTCTCTTCCTGTGGCCTTGATGATATGCAAGGGACTGGAAATGATTTTACTTGGTTTAATAAGCAAGACCCTTCCACTAGAGTTTACTCTAAACTTGATAGGATTTTGGTAAATG CACCTAAGAAGCAGTTTAAATTCCTTGATTGTTGGATTGACCATCTTGATTTCCACCATCAAGTTGCTGCAGCCTGGACTAGTAGGGTCACTGGTAATTCCATGTTTAGGTTTATAGCTAAATTGAAGAATACTAGGGGTTGCCTCAAGCAGTTGCATGCTGTTCATTTTTCTAGCATTGGTGACAGAATTGAAAATTTGAGGActgagttaaatcaatgtttccttGATCTTCAACTAAACCCTCTATCTGAGGAGCTCATCACCAAAGAGAAGGAGTTATCACTGGTTTTTTGGAAACTAAAGGATGCTGAAGCTAAGATCCTGATACAAAGAGCAAAGATTCATGATATAAAACTTAATGATGGTGGGTCCAAGTTCTTTTCCACCAGGATTAAGAAGAGGCAACAGAGTCAGCTCATTGGAGAAATTCAGGACTTGGCTGGTTACACTCATCAGGGGCTCCATGAGATGGGTGGTGCTTTTGTTGACTACTATCAGCAACTTCTTGGCTCTTATACCCCTGTCTAG
- the LOC141613053 gene encoding uncharacterized protein LOC141613053, whose amino-acid sequence MEMLSRLLRTMCATQDVFYHPKCVKLGLTHLIFADDLMVFTRGDLPSVQKVAEILKSLNANFEKSEAYFGGVNSVLKQHILNAIGLKKESFHFRYLGLPIHPSRLTSTMYDPIVQKIQHLVRSCAVKFLSYASKIEVLNSMVFGLENFWCGRLLLPHNVCIIITKLCKQLFWGYQEGQRKLVFKSWASICSPWSEGGFQIKNLAIWN is encoded by the coding sequence ATGGAGATGCTCTCTAGGCTTCTTAGGACAATGTGTGCCACTCAGGATGTCTTCTATCACCCTAAATGTGTGAAACTTGGCCTCACACATCTCATTTTTGCTGACGACCTCATGGTATTTACCAGGGGTGATTTGCCATCTGTTCAAAAAGTTGCAGAAATTCTAAAGTCATTGAATGCAAACTTTGAGAAATCAGAGGCTTACTTTGGTGGAGTCAACTCTGTTCTGAAACAGCACATCCTTAATGCCATTGGACTAAAGAAAGAGTCTTTCCACTTTAGATACCTTGGTCTTCCCATACATCCCTCCAGGCTTACTAGTACCATGTATGATCCTATTGTTCAGAAAATCCAGCACCTTGTACGAAGTTGTGCAGTCAAATTCCTCTCCTATGCAAGTAAAATTGAAGTTCTAAACTCTATGGTCTTTGGTTTGGAGAACTTCTGGTGTGGCCGCCTGCTCTTGCCACATAATGTTTGCATCATCATTACAAAGCTATGTAAACAATTATTCTGGGGTTACCAGGAAGGGCAAAGGAAATTAGTCTTTAAGAGTTGGGCAAGTATCTGCAGCCCTTGGTCTGAGGGTGGCTTTCAGATTAAGAATCTTGCTATTTGGAATTAG